A region of Sugiyamaella lignohabitans strain CBS 10342 chromosome A, complete sequence DNA encodes the following proteins:
- a CDS encoding Cell division control protein 14, translating into MVHEVENIRLLESVGGLKAICDLFKHKDTAKDVKLRILEFLFFYLIPETSGAAKIINSIPRKTTEDKQEMLGKYLSNVNGLVRELHMSKPFGDTNLEW; encoded by the coding sequence ATGGTCCATGAAGTTGAAAATATTAGGTTGCTTGAGTCTGTCGGCGGGCTGAAAGCTATTTGTGATTTATTCAAACACAAGGATACTGCAAAAGATGTCAAACTGCGGATCCTAGaatttctatttttttatcttaTTCCTGAAACCTCAGGTGCTGCCAAAATCATTAACTCTATTCCAAGGAAAACGACTGAAGACAAGCAGGAAATGCTTGGTAAATATCTGAGCAATGTCAATGGCCTAGTTCGAGAACTCCATATGAGTAAACCATTTGGAGACACAAATCTCGAATGGTAG
- the ZDS1 gene encoding Zds1p (Protein with a role in regulating Swe1p-dependent polarized growth; involved in maintaining Cdc55p in the cytoplasm where it promotes mitotic entry; involved in mitotic exit through Cdc14p regulation; interacts with silencing proteins at telomeres; has a role in Bcy1p localization; implicated in mRNA nuclear export; ZDS1 has a paralog, ZDS2, that arose from the whole genome duplication; GO_component: GO:0005935 - cellular bud neck [Evidence IDA] [PMID 21536748]; GO_component: GO:0005934 - cellular bud tip [Evidence IDA] [PMID 8816439]; GO_component: GO:0005737 - cytoplasm [Evidence IEA,IEA]; GO_component: GO:0005737 - cytoplasm [Evidence IPI] [PMID 11134339]; GO_component: GO:0005737 - cytoplasm [Evidence IDA] [PMID 21536748]; GO_component: GO:0000131 - incipient cellular bud site [Evidence IDA] [PMID 8816439]; GO_function: GO:0008601 - protein phosphatase type 2A regulator activity [Evidence IGI,IMP] [PMID 18762578]; GO_process: GO:0007569 - cell aging [Evidence IMP] [PMID 10662670]; GO_process: GO:0006342 - chromatin silencing [Evidence IMP] [PMID 10662670]; GO_process: GO:0000078 - cytokinesis after mitosis checkpoint [Evidence IGI] [PMID 20980617]; GO_process: GO:0030010 - establishment of cell polarity [Evidence IGI,IMP] [PMID 8816439]; GO_process: GO:0006406 - mRNA export from nucleus [Evidence IGI,IMP,IPI] [PMID 15619606]; GO_process: GO:0051028 - mRNA transport [Evidence IEA]; GO_process: GO:0010971 - positive regulation of G2/M transition of mitotic cell cycle [Evidence IMP] [PMID 21536748]; GO_process: GO:0032880 - regulation of protein localization [Evidence IMP] [PMID 18762578]; GO_process: GO:0006810 - transport [Evidence IEA]), producing MEASEIIEKQLPNLPEEKNLWGNDEDSTTDDSHLKNIHSKFAHLNLKENYLGQVPEVPKRDRDRGPRRVNGLQVGNITGEGEERPHRRSSESSESKSAKLGGISGSRSSTNVNPSDSKLSRTRSVESTTLKTSIGPSTESSKSSLTRRPSDNVTYLSSRRPSESSISRHTSDSMSASKRRPSDISLVRQISGDSAYSMTRRPSGDASSAISSRRPSTGSIRSQISQHSSASSSAEPPRRRASDTSSSRPQASKRHSAPSTRRLSSTSTSPTMTPRRMSSTSTYSNEQADSVAAAAVVAQEMSNVQALKRLSLGALPTLDPDLPQFSSFYNEANPPNMNRRSLGNGTPPVPVVVPSGANNHGGSSSSSSSSASSRQNTPSPVPGNAKVSDDGQTATSSSPTSSPVGRSYSSGSAYRISTPPTGSPRRTRSSGQQPLHVVTEFSNEESSGNAENGPISPGSIISSQHASQLLWVPANVHPELAPQEWKSFVQQKVAEIRATISPQQSPSSLSNEASDSDSQNEPVSPSSGAKLSRRNTRLSREISDQAEYTDGSDVLENKRKSRGASLSSPEDMTSLSSLSAQLKSLGELESLAMDPFQLARSLSRTNTYGYGSNYSNNAYISDDSSNDNSVSNSDHDRKSSSGSMEIEPLANDSDQPIMSAPSPSLRRAAHTRYNKPAMRKGRQRGASLKKEAEDDSNKESQQQQEQSQSIKPQQQDESGQENNASEIVVPVGEPIVPLSNDKVDLQEKADVPAEEPISRQTEGQFGHVEPLVIARSRELSVEAIPSSSPSEDPTIIPSTIHKSELSTGTSAKSSPAEEVAKDIDDDLSSNEVVTDKDLPPNPSEISSKLMTPSMLGASTDVLSAIPIANSSFSGDDSSISPSVSPSTTAATNPSTLASPGKQKQRKNSWRWLFNGNANGSDSGKISEQVITAAERGSSDEQSPVSPVSATSAVFDRKGISSFFSKMKVRKDSDEQSSPSDSGANEGNNNSGSNSLLKTISKPTVAQEVKERQSRGHLSPEKKKGVTKSRYRSRSRSRARQAETRKQRDSSKPNEKSQQEIEAQQRELELQLQQQQQQMKQFDGGLPYHIPAHQMSDKSMVMMHHRYPLHIERAIYRLSHLKLANPRRPLVQQVLLSNFMYAYLNLINHGYQQQMQQMQQMQQLQQLQLQQLEEMKHHQNHQPQDVEYIDGYRQDIVDDGYDYDYDNYRNDGYSGYEEGYGNQPQYDYDYDPAQSQGHDQVYYQDHHHQQQQYQPQHQHQQQMYQQQHYQQHQAQPHQQQHYQTYQKHQQIIYEEDISTTEVDPKKSPSGESTSSSSSSSSVDANEDLWHGEDESQAYLQENVSILILESAELTPF from the coding sequence GTTCGCTCATTTAAATTTGAAGGAAAATTATCTAGGGCAGGTTCCTGAAGTTCCAAAAAGAGATAGAGACCGGGGGCCAAGAAGGGTCAACGGTTTGCAAGTGGGTAATATTACTGGTGAAGGTGAGGAGCGACCACATAGACGATCTTCAGAAAGTTCAGAGTCTAAATCAGCTAAATTGGGAGGTATCAGTGGTAGTAGGAGTAGTACAAATGTCAACCCTTCGGATTCTAAACTGTCTAGGACGCGATCTGTCGAAAGCACCACTCTCAAGACAAGTATAGGTCCATCCACAGAGAGTTCAAAATCGAGCCTGACTAGACGACCATCGGACAATGTCACATATTTGTCGTCTAGACGTCCTTCTGAATCTAGCATATCTCGTCACACATCTGACAGCATGTCAGCTTCGAAAAGACGACCGTCTGATATTTCTCTCGTAAGACAAATATCGGGTGATTCAGCATATTCAATGACTAGGAGACCATCGGGTGATGCATCTTCGGCTATTTCAAGCAGGCGGCCTTCAACGGGGTCAATCAGATCACAAATCTCACAGCATTCATCTGCATCGTCCTCAGCTGAACCCCCACGTAGAAGAGCATCTGATACCTCATCAAGTAGACCCCAAGCTTCAAAGAGACATTCGGCACCATCAACACGTCGTTTATCTTCAACATCCACGTCTCCCACAATGACACCTAGAAGGATGAGTAGCACGTCTACGTATTCAAATGAGCAAGCAGATTCAGTagcggctgctgctgtagtTGCTCAGGAAATGAGCAATGTTCAAGCTTTAAAGAGACTCTCATTAGGTGCTTTGCCGACCCTGGACCCAGACTTGCCTCAGTTTTCTTCCTTTTACAACGAAGCAAACCCACCCAACATGAACAGAAGGTCACTTGGAAATGGCACTCCACCGGTACCAGTTGTGGTTCCTAGTGGGGCTAATAATCACGGTGgttcatcatcatcttcgtcctcaTCCGCTTCTTCGCGACAGAACACGCCTAGTCCTGTCCCCGGTAATGCGAAAGTGTCAGACGATGGTCAGACTGCAACATCGAGTAGTCCTACCTCATCACCTGTTGGAAGAAGTTATAGTAGTGGATCTGCTTATCGTATATCCACTCCACCGACCGGTTCTCCACGTCGAACCAGATCGTCTGGACAACAACCATTACATGTCGTGACAGAGTTTTCCAATGAAGAATCTTCAGGGAATGCTGAAAATGGTCCTATATCCCCTGGTAGCATCATATCATCACAACACGCTTCTCAGCTATTATGGGTTCCTGCTAATGTGCATCCAGAGTTAGCCCCTCAAGAGTGGAAGTCGTTTGTACAACAGAAAGTAGCAGAAATTCGCGCCACAATCTCGCCACAACAGTCGCCGTCATCACTCTCGAATGAAGCTTCGGACTCTGACTCCCAAAATGAGCCGGTTTCACCATCATCGGGCGCAAAGCTGAGCCGTAGAAATACCCGTCTGAGTAGAGAGATCTCAGATCAAGCTGAATACACTGATGGTAGCGACGTGTTGGAGAACAAGCGAAAAAGCCGTGGTGCCTCATTAAGTTCTCCAGAAGATATGACGTCTCTTTCCTCCCTATCGGCTCAGTTGAAGTCTCTCGGTGAATTAGAGAGTTTAGCCATGGATCCATTCCAGCTGGCTAGATCTTTATCTCGCACTAACACATATGGCTATGGAAGCAATTACAGCAATAACGCTTATATCTCGGATGATAGCTCAAACGATAACTCTGTTAGTAATTCTGATCATGACCGGAAGTCTTCAAGTGGATCCATGGAAATTGAACCATTAGCCAACGATAGTGATCAGCCTATTATGTCGGCTCCTTCGCCGTCGTTAAGAAGAGCAGCACATACAAGGTACAACAAACCGGCTATGCGAAAGGGAAGACAAAGGGGTGCTTCGTTGAAGAAGGAGGCCGAAGATGATTCAAACAAAGagtctcaacaacagcaagaGCAGTCACAGTCGATCAAACCCCAACAACAAGATGAGTCAGGGCAAGAAAATAATGCATCAGAAATTGTGGTACCGGTGGGCGAGCCAATTGTGCCCCTCTCTAATGATAAGGTGGACTTACAAGAGAAAGCTGACGTACCTGCTGAAGAACCTATTTCGCGTCAGACTGAGGGCCAATTTGGTCATGTCGAACCCCTGGTTATCGCTAGAAGCAGAGAGCTTAGTGTTGAAGCAATCCCAAGCTCTTCTCCTAGTGAAGATCCTACAATTATCCCTAGTACTATTCACAAATCTGAATTATCTACCGGGACTTCGGCTAAATCTAGTcctgctgaagaagttgcTAAAGACATCGATGATGACCTAAGCTCTAATGAAGTTGTTACCGATAAGGATCTGCCTCCTAACCCATCGGAAATATCATCCAAATTGATGACCCCATCGATGCTTGGAGCCTCGACAGATGTACTATCAGCTATCCCAATTGCAAATAGCTCCTTCAGTGGAGATGATAGCTCAATAAGCCCATCTGTGTCTCCTTCgactactgctgctacaaaTCCGTCTACACTGGCAAGCCCAGGAAAACAGAAACAACGTAAAAATAGTTGGAGGTGGCTTTTCAATGGAAATGCTAATGGTAGTGACTCTGGAAAGATATCAGAGCAGGTTATCACTGCAGCCGAACGTGGTTCTTCTGATGAACAATCTCCTGTATCCCCTGTTTCGGCCACTTCAGCTGTATTTGATAGAAAAGGAATTTCATCCTTTTTTTCCAAGATGAAGGTACGTAAGGACTCTGATGAGCAATCCAGTCCCAGCGATTCAGGTGCCAACGAAGGCAACAATAATTCTGGTTCAAATTCATTATTGAAGACCATTTCTAAACCTACTGTTGCGCAAGAAGTGAAAGAAAGGCAAAGTAGAGGACATCTTTCAccagaaaagaaaaagggaGTGACGAAATCCAGGTATAGATCTCGGTCTAGATCTCGTGCTCGTCAAGCTGAAACTCGCAAACAGCGGGATAGCAGCAAACCCAATGAAAAGAGTCAGCAAGAAATTGAAGCCCAACAGCGTGAATTAGAGCTTCAGttacagcagcaacagcagcagatgaaacAGTTTGACGGTGGTTTGCCGTATCATATCCCTGCACATCAGATGTCAGATAAGAGTATGGTTATGATGCATCACCGTTATCCTTTACACATTGAGCGGGCTATCTATAGACTCTCACACCTTAAACTTGCAAATCCACGAAGGCCGTTAGTACAACAGGTGCTACTATCGAATTTCATGTATGCCTATCTCAACTTGATCAATCACGGCTATCAGCAACAGATGCAACAAATGCAACAAATGCAGCAATTGCAACAATTGCAACTACAGCAGCTTGAGGAGATGAAGCAccatcagaatcatcaacCCCAAGATGTTGAGTACATTGATGGCTATCGGCAAGATATAGTAGATGATGGATATGACTATGATTATGACAATTACAGAAATGATGGTTACAGCGGTTATGAAGAGGGATACGGTAACCAACCACAATATGATTATGATTACGATCCGGCTCAGAGTCAGGGTCATGATCAAGTTTATTATCAggatcatcatcatcaacaacaacaataccaaccccagcaccagcatcaacagcagatgtatcaacaacaacattaccaacaacatcaaGCACAAccgcatcaacaacagcattaTCAAACTTATCAAAAGCATCAACAAATTAtttatgaagaagatatcagTACCACAGAGGTGGATCCCAAAAAGTCCCCCTCTGGTGAATCtacatcttcttcctcctcatcgtcatccGTCGATGCTAATGAAGACCTCTGGCATGGAGAAGACGAAAGTCAGGCCTATTTACAAGAAAATGTAAGTATTTTGATACTGGAATCAGCCGAGCTGACACCATTCTAA
- the GEM1 gene encoding ERMES complex Ca(2+)-binding regulatory GTPase GEM1 (Outer mitochondrial membrane GTPase, subunit of the ERMES complex; potential regulatory subunit of the ERMES complex that links the ER to mitochondria and may promote inter-organellar calcium and phospholipid exchange as well as coordinating mitochondrial DNA replication and growth; cells lacking Gem1p contain collapsed, globular, or grape-like mitochondria; ortholog of metazoan Miro GTPases; GO_component: GO:0032865 - ERMES complex [Evidence IPI] [PMID 21825164]; GO_component: GO:0032865 - ERMES complex [Evidence IPI] [PMID 21945531]; GO_component: GO:0016021 - integral component of membrane [Evidence IEA]; GO_component: GO:0005622 - intracellular [Evidence IEA]; GO_component: GO:0016020 - membrane [Evidence IEA]; GO_component: GO:0005741 - mitochondrial outer membrane [Evidence IEA,IEA,IEA]; GO_component: GO:0005741 - mitochondrial outer membrane [Evidence IDA] [PMID 15479738]; GO_component: GO:0005741 - mitochondrial outer membrane [Evidence IDA] [PMID 16407407]; GO_component: GO:0005739 - mitochondrion [Evidence IEA]; GO_component: GO:0005739 - mitochondrion [Evidence IDA] [PMID 16823961]; GO_function: GO:0005525 - GTP binding [Evidence IEA,IEA]; GO_function: GO:0003924 - GTPase activity [Evidence IEA]; GO_function: GO:0003924 - GTPase activity [Evidence IDA] [PMID 15479738]; GO_function: GO:0005509 - calcium ion binding [Evidence IEA]; GO_function: GO:0005509 - calcium ion binding [Evidence IDA] [PMID 21036903]; GO_function: GO:0016787 - hydrolase activity [Evidence IEA]; GO_function: GO:0046872 - metal ion binding [Evidence IEA]; GO_function: GO:0000166 - nucleotide binding [Evidence IEA]; GO_process: GO:0006184 - GTP catabolic process [Evidence IEA]; GO_process: GO:0019725 - cellular homeostasis [Evidence IEA]; GO_process: GO:0008152 - metabolic process [Evidence IEA]; GO_process: GO:0000001 - mitochondrion inheritance [Evidence IGI,IMP] [PMID 18245340]; GO_process: GO:0055091 - phospholipid homeostasis [Evidence IGI] [PMID 21825164]; GO_process: GO:0010821 - regulation of mitochondrion organization [Evidence IMP] [PMID 21825164]; GO_process: GO:0007264 - small GTPase mediated signal transduction [Evidence IEA]) — protein sequence MSKSQNDNIRVVVCGDEGVGKSSLITSLVKDTFVPNIQSVLPPVTIPRQFSSLADTPGQTIVVDTSPLLQDRPQLTKEIRRANVIWLVYSDHYTCERISLFWMPFFRSLGVNLPVVLTANKCDLSPRDEASRAISEEMIPILKEFKEVESCIRCSASLHFNVNQAFYLCQRAVTHPLAPLFDSKEGKLKPAAVAALERVFFLADSDQDGCLNDTELKDLQAHCFQNKSLEEVDILQLKNILSELSAEAHVTANTGDSESNGLSIVPAVIPGKGITCEGFILLNKIFAEKGRHETTWGILRRFHYTDSLSLEDKFLYPKLDVPPNASVELSPDGYRFLVDMFLLFDKDNDGGLNQLELNALFKPTPGIPKLWKDTNFPQSTVRNEAGNVTLQGWLAQWSMTTYLDYRSTMAYLAQLGFDGKQGTQKITDGVKITKPRKKRNPASKAYRSTAITDRNVFNCFVLGSSGSGKTTLLKAFLNRPFSEVYTPTIQPISVVNSVEMPGGKQCYLILEELGELEPAVLENSSRLDECDVICFTYDSSDPDSFAYLVNLHNTYPQLNMLPAVYVALKADLDRQQQRCEQQPDVYTRNLSMAAPLHVSAQWTSSLNELFVQLAEAAEYPGSATPRDGPEEHDTSMLPTAATVGSALGVLAISLWLWRSQQR from the coding sequence ATGTCCAAAAGTCagaatgataatattaGAGTAGTGGTCTGTGGAGACGAAGGTGTCGGGAAATCGTCATTGATCACCTCATTGGTGAAAGATACCTTTGTTCCTAATATTCAAAGTGTCTTGCCTCCAGTAACAATTCCAAGGCAGTTTTCATCGCTTGCTGACACTCCGGGCCAGACAATCGTAGTTGACACTTCACCGCTACTCCAAGATAGACCTCAATTGACAAAAGAGATCAGAAGGGCTAATGTAATATGGTTGGTTTATTCCGACCACTACACGTGCGAAAGGATTTCACTCTTTTGGATGCCATTTTTCAGATCACTGGGTGTCAATCTACCAGTTGTGTTGACTGCTAATAAATGTGACCTGAGTCCCAGAGATGAAGCTTCGAGGGCAATCTCCGAAGAAATGATCCCAATTTTGAAAGAATTTAAGGAGGTTGAGTCGTGTATTAGGTGTAGTGCTAGCCTTCACTTCAATGTGAACCAAgcattttatttatgtCAGAGAGCTGTCACTCATCCCCTGGCTCCACTATTTGATTCAAAGGAAGGAAAGCTAaaacctgctgctgtagcaGCCTTAGAAAgagtattttttttggctgaTAGCGATCAAGATGGTTGCCTAAATGACACTGAACTTAAGGATCTACAAGCCCACTGCTTTCAGAACAAATCTCTCGAAGAGGTAGATATTCTTCAGCTCAAGAATATATTAAGCGAGTTATCGGCTGAAGCACATGTTACAGCTAATACTGGTGACTCGGAAAGCAATGGGTTATCCATTGTTCCAGCAGTGATTCCTGGTAAAGGTATCACTTGTGAAGGGTTTATCTTACtaaacaaaatatttgCTGAAAAAGGTAGACATGAAACAACATGGGGTATTCTCCGTCGCTTTCATTATACCGACTCTTTATCACTGGAGGATAAGTTTCTTTATCCTAAATTAGATGTTCCCCCGAATGCGAGTGTGGAATTAAGTCCTGATGGCTACCGTTTTCTCGTTGATATGTTTCTCCTGTTCGATAAAGATAACGACGGAGGTCTAAATCAACTAGAATTGAATGCATTATTTAAACCGACACCAGGAATTCCCAAACTTTGGAAAGATACAAATTTCCCCCAATCAACAGTACGGAATGAAGCTGGAAATGTCACACTTCAAGGTTGGCTGGCCCAGTGGAGTATGACTACATATCTTGACTATCGTAGTACAATGGCATATTTAGCACAGCTTGGATTCGACGGTAAACAGGGAACACAAAAAATAACCGACGGAGTGAAAATCACCAAGCCTCGAAAGAAACGCAACCCTGCTAGTAAAGCCTATCGGTCGACAGCGATCACTGATAGAAATGTCTTCAactgttttgttttagGCAGCAGTGGAAGTGGGAAGACCACTCTGTTGAAAGCTTTTTTAAACCGACCATTTTCAGAGGTTTATACACCTACGATACAACCTATTTCTGTAGTAAATAGTGTTGAAATGCCTGGTGGAAAGCAATGCTATCTCATTCTCGAAGAACTTGGCGAACTGGAGCCAGCAGTCCTTGAGAATTCATCTCGACTGGATGAATGTGATGTAATCTGTTTTACATATGACTCGTCCGATCCAGATAGTTTTGCATACCTAGTCAATTTGCACAACACATATCCGCAATTGAATATGTTACCTGCGGTCTACGTAGCTTTGAAAGCTGATTTAGATCGCCAGCAACAACGATGCGAACAACAACCTGATGTGTATACTCGAAATCTGTCGATGGCAGCACCGCTACATGTCTCTGCGCAATGGACTTCTTCATTAAACGAGCTCTTTGTTCAACTagctgaagctgctgaataTCCAGGTTCTGCAACTCCACGAGACGGGCCAGAGGAGCATGATACATCAATGCTGCCCACAGCTGCCACAGTCGGTTCGGCACTTGGGGTACTTGCGATAAGCCTTTGGCTCTGGAGGTCGCAGCAACGATAG